In Drosophila busckii strain San Diego stock center, stock number 13000-0081.31 chromosome 3R, ASM1175060v1, whole genome shotgun sequence, the sequence TGGATGTGGAAAATATGGATATTGAGTGCAAAAAGTTTGCGAAGGATATACGCTTGCTGGATAAGGAAATGCGAGTTTGGGATACGTTTGTTAATCTCGAGTCCACTGTGAAAAATATGCTCACCTCGCTGCGCGCCGTGGGAGAGCTGCAGAATCCAGCCATACGAGAGCGACACTGGAATCAGCTAATGAACTCAACAAAGGTCAATTTCGTGTTACATTTTGTCTTGTCAAGCAATTCATTTactctttttattaatattatgctATTTGGCGtactgtaaataatttatgaaattctTTTTCTATTTGCCACAGCACTTGAGCTAGAACTTATGCTGAGTATACGCTCGCAATTGTATAGCAAATGtgttttaatcatttttatttttcaaaacaaCCTTTTATCGAGGCCAACATACTCTTGTACATAATTCTTTTGTGCCTCGACTGTACAGTTCTTGTAAATACCATTTCATTCCAGAGCCTGGCTGCACTGCCCAAGGAAGTAACCGTAAGTGGCTAGCAAAAACGCATTACTGCATGTATTTTATGATAAACTCAAGTAGCAACTGTagtaacatttaaaatgcgtAATTAACTTGAACTAATATGTGTCTCTTTTTTTAGGTGAAATTTATTATGGACCATGAGACTACGTTAGCCGAGCTTCTGGGCTTGAATCTGCACGAATGCGAGGAGGAGGTGAAGAATATTGTGGATAAGGCCGTCAAGGAAATGTCTATGGAGAAAATATTGCGTGACCTAAACTCGACTTGGTCAGGCATGGAGTTCGACCATGAGCTGCATCCACGCACTGGCTGCAAGCTCCTTAAGGCATCGGAAGAACTCATAGAGACGCTTGAAGAGAATCAGGTGTGCCTACAAAATTTGATTACATCCAAGTACATCGCCCATTTCCTTGAAGAAGTGTCAActtggcaaaataaattaatgattgCCGATCAAGTGATAACCCTTTGGTTTGAGGTGCAACGCACTTGGACCCATCTTGAGAGTATTTTCATGAGTTCAGAAGACATAAGAAAACAGCTGCCCGTCGACTCAGTTCGTTTCGATAATATTGATGCCGAATTTCGCATACTCATGGATGAGATGTCTGTCTCATCGAATGTGGTAGCATCAACCAATCGAGCTGGACTGATCGAACGTCTGGAGCATTTGCAAAAGGAGCTAACGCTGTGCGAAAAGGCTCTGGCAGAATATTTGGAAACAAAACGTTTGGCTTTTCCTCGCTTCTATTTCGTCTCATCGGCGGATCTTCTTGATGTGCTCAGCAATGGCATTCAGCCGGAGATGGTTACCAAGCATCTGACTAAGCTATTCGATTCAATAGCACGCCTCAAATTCAATCGCGACGAGGCCAATGAAATAGACACGGCGTCCGGCATGTATGCCAAGGACGGTGAATATGTGGAATTCAATGAGCTGGCCAGCATACGCGGTCCAGTCGAAGTCTGGCTGAATCGCATACAGGCGGCAATGCGGGCCAGTCTGCGTCACTATGTCACCGAAGCTGTTGTCGCCTATGAGGAAAAGCAGCGTGAACAATGGTTGTTCGACTATCCTGCACAGGTATCGCTATGCGGCTCACAGATCTGGTGGTCCACAGAGGTAAACATAGCGTTTAGCCGCTTAGAGGAGGGCTACGATAATGCTATCAAGGATTATTACAAGAAACAAATATCACAACTCAGTTTACTCATAACACTACTGCTCGGCGAGCTGACCAAGGGGGATCGTCAGAAAATAATGACGATATGCACAATTGATGTGCACTCGAGAGATGTAGTCGCTAAGATGATTCAGGCCAAATTGGATTCAGGTTCGGCTTTTATGTGGCAATCGCAGTTGAGGCATCGATTTGATGATGTTGAAAAAGATTGCTTTGCCAATATTTGCGACGCTGAGTTCCAGTATTGTCACGAATACTTAGGCAATACCCCACGCCTGGTCATAACGCCGCTCACAGATCGCTGTTACATAACACTTACACAGAGCTTACACTTGGTAATGGGTGGCGGTCCGGCTGGGCCGGCGGGCACGGGCAAAACCGAAACAACTAAAGATTTAGGCCGTGCGATTGGCATCATGGTCTATGTATTCAACTGCTCCGAGCAAATGGATTATCAGTCTTGCGGCAACATATACAAGGGACTAGCCCAAACGGGCGCGTGGGGCTGTTTCGATGAATTTAATCGCATCACAGTCGAGGTGCTGTCTGTGGTGGCGGTGCAGGTGAAGTCCGTGCAGGATGCTATACGCGATAAAAAggacaaattcaattttatggGCGAAATCATTACCTGTGTGCCCACTGTGGGCGTATTTATTACCATGAATCCAGGCTATGCCGGCCGTACAGAGCTGCCGGAGAACTTAAAGGCGCTCTTTCGACCCTGCGCCATGGTGGTGCCTGATTTCGAGCTCATCTGCGAGATTATGCTGGTTGCCGAAGGCTTTCAGGATGCGCGCGTCTTGGCGCGCAAGTTCATCACGCTCTACACACTGTGCAAGGAGTTGCTGTCCAAGCAGGATCATTATGACTGGGGCTTGCGTGCTATTAAATCTGTGCTGGTCGTGGCCGGCTCCCTAAAGGTGCGTAAAAATGATATCagatataatttaaatttatgtacaaatatttcattgcttgttttatatttttctttgggCAGCGCGGCGATCCTGGTCGACCCGAGGAGGAGGTGTTGATGCGCGCCCTGCGTGACTTTAATATACCGAAAATCATTACAGATGATATGCCCGTGTTCATGGGGCTCATCAGCGATCTATTTCCCGCTTTGGATGTGCCTCGCAAACGTGATCAGGACTTTGAACGCACCGTAAAACAAGCTGCCTCCGATTTGCTACTACAACCAGAagataattttatattgaaagtAGTGCAACTGGAGGAACTGTTGGAGGTACGTCATTCTGTATTCATTGTTGGCAATGCTGGCACTGGCAAAACACAAGTGTGGAAAACGCTGCTGCGCACCTATCAGAACATTAAACGGAAGCCCATATTCAATGACTTGAATCCAAAAGCGGTGACCAATGATGAACTTTTCGGCATTATCAACCCGGCGACGCGCGAGTGGAAGGACGGACTGTTCTCAGTGCTGATGAGAGACCAAGCCAACATAACAGTTGATCAGCCCAAGTGGATTGTGCTCGATGGCGATATCGATCCCATGTGGATTGAAAGTTTAAATACTGTAATGGATGATAACAAAGTCTTAACTTTGGCCAGTAATGAGCGCATTGCGCTGACACCTTCgatgcgtttgctttttgagATCTCTAACCTGAGAACAGCAACGCCGGCAACCGTCTCCAGAGCCGGCATACTCTATATAAATCCCCAGGACTTGGGTTGGAATCCGTAagtagcaaatatataaatatttattttaattcaaattaaattgtttctaTTTGCAGCTATGTGACTAGTTGGGTTGAAACGCGTAAAATTCCAGCCGAAAAGTCCAATTTGGTCATGTTATTCGATAAGTACATACCACCATCATTGGAGACGATACGCGTGCGCTTTAAAAAGATCACGCCAGTCGCTGAAATGGCCCACATACAAATGCTGTGCCATCTACTAAACTGTTTTCTAATACCAGCGAACACACCAGCCGATTGCCCAAAGGAATGGCACGAGCTCTACTTTGTGTTTGCCTGTATTTGGGCGTTCGGTTCGGCCATGTTCCAGGATCAAGCCATTGATTATCGTGTGGAGTTCAGCAAATGGTGGGTAAATGAGTTCAAAACTGTTAAGTTCCCATCGGGTGAGTATTAAGCGAACGCTGCTCTTTgtacattaaacaaaattaataattttgcattggAATTTGAACATTAATTAGGCGGAACAGTTTTCGATTATTTTTTGGATAGCGagacaaaaacatttttaccATGGACAGAGAAAATACCCAAGTTTGAATTGGATTCGGATTTGCCGCTGCAAGCTGTGCTCGTGCACACCTCCGAGTCAATAAGGTTGCGTTACTTTCTGGATCTACTTATGGATAAGAAGCACCCGGTGATGCTAGTGGGCAATGCCGGCTGCGGCAAGACCGTCTTGGTCAACGAGAAGCTTCAATCGCTTTCTGAGAATTACGCTGTCACCACAATACCATTCAATTTCTATACCACGTCCGAGATGTTGCAAAAGATACTCGAGAAGCCGCTGGAGAAGAAAGCGGGTCGCAACTACGGACCGCCCGGGAACAAGACCTTGATCTACTTTGTTGACGACATCAACATGCCCGAGGTGGATTGCTATGGGACCGTGCAGCCGCACACGCTAATGCGTCAGCATCTCGACTATGGCCACTGGTATGATAGGAATAAGCTAACGCTCAAGGATATACACAATTGCCAATATGTGGCTTGTATGAATCCCACCTCGGGCAGCTTCACCATTAATCCGCGTCTGCAGCGACACTTTTGCGTGCTGGCTGTCAGTTTTCCAGGCACAGATTCCATCACAGTCATGTACTCAGCCATCTTGGCCCAACATTTTGCCAATGCTGAGCAAAAATTCATGCCGATCGTGACACGCATGACGCCGAAcattgtggcagccacaattGCGTTGCACAACAAGTGCTTGCAAGTATTTCTGCCCACGGCCATCAAGTCGCATTACATCTTTAACCTACGCGACATCAGCAATGTTTTTCAAGCAAGTACCCCACCcacacatttaatataattaataacttaTTATACGCCTGCTGTAGGGTCTACTATTCAGTTCTACGGACTGCTTGACGAGCTCAACAGATCTTATACGTTTGTGGCAACATGAGACACAGCGCGTGTACTCCGATAAGCTAACTGATGACAAAGACATCGATAGCTTTACCAAAATGCAGCATGACATTGTCAAGAAGTCGTTCGAAGAAATTGACGAATCCGTTATATTCGACAAGCCGAATATTTACTGTCATTTCGCTGGAGGAATTGGTGATCCTAAGTACATGCCTATCAAGGGTTGGCCTGAGCTTCACAAACTCCTTCAGGAAGCAATGTCATCGTATAATGATCTAGTCGCTGCCATGAATCTGGTGTTATTCGAAGATGCGATGATGCATGTCTGCAGGTgcgtaataattaaattttttacatttttttgagcTAATGATAATCAATTTTGTTGATTAGAATCAATCGCATATTAGAATCGCCGCGTGGCAGCGCATTATTGGTTGGTGTTGGTGGCAGTGGCAAACAATCTCTAGCGCGCTTGGCAGCATTCATATCCAGCTTGGAGGTCGTGCAAATACAGCTTAAGAAGGGCTACGGTGTCAATGACTTAAAGGTTCTcttttgcaatatatatatctaatattactgtttataaattaattttcaataattttatagaatGAATTCTCCGGCTTGTATTTAAAGGCCGGTTTGAAAAATGTTAGCATCATGTTCCTTATGACGGATGCCCAAATTCCCAGTGAGGATTTTCTTGTCTTAATAAACGACTTGTTAGCCACTGGCGAGATTCCAGATCTGTTTCCGGACGACGAGATTGAGAACATAATATCAGGCGTGCGAAATGAGGTCAAAGGTGCGGGACTGGTTGATACGCGAGAGAACTGCTGGAAATTCTTCATCGATCGTGTACgcaagcaactaaaaatagttCTGTGTTTTTCACCAGTGGGTTCAACATTGCGTGTTCGGTCGAGAAAATTCCCCGCCATCATCAATGCAACATCCATCAATTGGTTCCACGAATGGCCTCAGGAGGCACTCATATCGGTTGCCATGAACTTCTTGGCACAGAACAAAGTGCTGCCAGAGAATCATCGCGATTCTGTGGCCAAGTTTATGGCCTATGTGCACACGTCTGTCAATACGACTTCCAAAGTTTATTTACAGAACGAGCGTCGTTACAACTATACCACACCCAAGAGTTATCTAgaacaaatcaatttgtatATCAAATTGCTCAATCACAAACACGAGGACTTGCAGAGCAAGATCGAGCGTCTGGAAAACGGTCTGGAGAAGCTGCGCTCCACAGCAGTGCAGGTGGCCGATCTCAAAGTCAAACTGGCCGTCCAAGAGGTGGAGCTCAAAGAGAAAAACGATGCAGCCGACGCGCTTATCGAAATCGTAGGCATCGAAACAGAGAAAGTGCAAAACGAGAAAGCCTTTGCCGATGAGGAGGAAATGAAGGTAGCCCTCATAGCAGACGAAGTGAGCAAGAAACAACGCGACTGCGAAGAAGATTTGCTTAAAGCTGAGCCAGCGCTAACAGCTGCACAGGAAGCGCTCAATACGCTCAACAAAGCCAATCTAACTGAGCTCAAGAGCTTTGGCTCGCCGCCTGGAGCAGTCACCAATGTCACAGCCGCTGTTATGGTGCTGCTAGCGCCTGGTGGCAAGCTGCCCAAGGATCGCTCAtggaaagcagcaaaaatttcaatGGCCAAGGTGGATGGTTTCCTGGATGCGCTTATAAATTACGACAAGGAAAATATACATCCCGAAATTATTAAAGCCATACAGCCGTATCTTAAAGATCCCGAATTTGAGCCCGAGTTTGTGCGCTCCAAGTCAGGCGCAGCCGCTGGGCTGTGTGCCTGGGTCATCAACATCATTAAGTTCTATGAGGTGTATTGTGATGTAGAGCCAAAGCGTAAAGCGCTGGCCGCAGCCAATGCGGAGTTGGCAGCTGCTCAGGATAAGCTTGCAGGCATCAAACGCAAAGTTGCGGTAAGTTCAAGAACTTTTTAAATCAAGTCGAActgctttaaatgcaaatttcctTTGCAGAGTCTGGAGgagcagctggccaagctgACGGCTGATTTTGAAAAAGCTATTGCGGATAAATTGCGTTGTCAACAGGAGGCAGATGCTACACAAGCTACTATTGCACTAGCTAATCGTCTAGTGGGTGGCTTAGCCAGCGAAAATGTGCGCTGGGCTGAGGCAGTAAACAAGTTAGTATAACATTTCTAAATGTGTTAAGACACTtgctaattgtttgttatgttTTGCAGCTTTGTCAAACAGGGCATTACCTTACCCGGCGATATATTGCTTATTACTGCATTCATTTCGTATGTCGGCTGCTTTACCAAGGGCTTCCGTCGTGACTTGCTGCAAAAAATGTGGACGCCTTTTCTTAAGAGCATCGATCCACCTATACCAACAACTGAGAATCTTGATCCACTTACACTGCTTACCGATGATACCACCATTGCCATATGGACAAATGAGGGTTTGCCCAGCGATCGCATGTCCATTGAGAATGCTACAATTCTATCGAATTCGGATCGTTGGCCACTCATGATTGATCCGCAATTGCAAGGCGTTAAATGGATTAAGCAAAAGTATGGCGAAGAGCTTAAGGTCATACGATTGGGCCAACGCAACTACTTGGACATTATTGAGAAATCTATAAACTTGGGAATTACAGTGCTCATTGAGAATATTGATGAGAACTTGGACCCTGTTTTGGACTCTTTGCTTGGACGTAATCTTATTAAGAAGGGCAAGTGAGTAGGCAGCActggcttaaataaaatataaaatatatcttAATCGACACTCAATATTTACAGAGCCATTAAAATCGGCGACAAGGAAATCGAGTACAATTCCACTTTCCGTTTAATCTTGCACACTAAATTAGCTAATCCTCACTACAAGCCAGAGATGCAGGCACAAACAACACTTATCAATTTCACAGTAACACGCGATGGCTTAGAAGATCAATTGCTCGCCGAAGTAGTAAAGGCTGAAAGGCCCGATCTGGAGGACTTAAAGGCTGAGCTGACCAAGCAGCAgaatgattttaaaattatgctaaaaaaaCTGGAGGACGATTTGCTATCACGTCTTTCATCAGCGGGTGAGAATATTTTAGGTGACACAGCACTGGTTGAGAATCTAGAGACCACCAAGAGCACGGCTTCGGAAATCGAGGAAAAGGTGGCAGAGGCTAAGATTACGTCTAAGGAAATAGACAAGGCACGCGAATATTATAGACCCGCAGCGGCTAGAGCTAGCTTGCTGTATTTTATACTTAACGAACTGAACACTATAAATCCTATATATCAGTTTTCACTTAAGGTAAGtcgtttatttaataatttatttaattaataatacaattgCTTGTTTCTTTGCAGGCGTTTAGTGTAGTGTTCCAAAAGGCCATAGCCAAGGCTGAACCGGGCGAAACCTTGGATTTGCGTGTTACAAATCTGATCGATTGCATAACGTATTCGGTCTTTCAGTATACTTCGCGTGGTCTTTTTGAATGCGACAAGCTCATCTTCGCCTCGCAAATGACATTTCAGGTAAGTCACGTGTGCAAATATTAGAAATTATTGTActtattgctttatatttcAGATACTGCTGATGAACGAGGAGGTCACATCTGCGGAACTGGACTTCCTACTCCGCTTCCCGATAAAGCCACATGTGACAAGTCCTGTGGATTTTTTGAGTAATCAATCGTGGGGCGGAATTTGCAGTCTAGCGTCCAAGGATGAGTTTCGTAATCTGGACCGGGACATTGAAACCTCATCAAAGCGCTGGAAGAAACTCGTGGAATCGGAGCTACCGGAGAAGGAGAAATTCCCACAGGAatggaaaaataaaacagcgcTGCAACGGCTCTGCATGATCAGAGCATTGAGACCTGATCGCATGACCTATGCTCTAGCGTAAGTTGCAAACTAATCTCTCTAAGCAAACAGCTTGTTAAATAAGTTTTTCAGTGATTTTATTGAAGAGAAACTGGGCTCGAAATATGTAGAAAGTCGCGCCATGGAGTTTGCCAAGTCATACGAGGAAGCCAGTCCATCTACGCCTATTTTCTTTATACTCTCACCTGGCGTTAATCCCTTGAAAGATGTTGAGGCTTTGGGCAAGCAACTGAACTTTACCATGGATTTGGGCAATTTTCATAATGTGTCCTTGGGCCAGGGGCAGGAATCAATTGCTGAGGCTGCAATGGATACAGCAGCCAAAAATGGACACTGGGTAGTGCTGCAAAATATACATTTGGTGCGCAAGTGGCTGCCAATGCTGGAGAAGAAGCTGGAGCTCTATGCAGATGGCTCACATCCAGAGTACAGAATGTTTTTGAGCGCGGAGCCTGCCTCAACGCCTTCGGCACATATAATACCACAGGttggttaaataaataataatctttACAgatgt encodes:
- the LOC108604396 gene encoding dynein beta chain, ciliary isoform X1 gives rise to the protein MEQPSTSAEAAAAAGIGPDPRLELMGSFVIKSLKLKPEKWTRVITVEEHKGIIKEFLERNTPVVLIIILTPAAQLVPSTTFPLLQLKSKGVYFIKRYAEPIPRENCGHYIIFGDLATRTIDQLSALVEEVLVPLLSNEDNYRSWPVMVAQDVQKHVHSLKSTVHQVKGQVSGETILAMPVGVEKIVKAAKQLTETQHCQFDLYLKSAIEGVVIKWATQIHEVIKESPTNAFANGQNPTPHTEFTFWNNRLKNLSFIYDQLRNERIRAMALILEYSMSAYHPCFQTLFKNVVTALAEAKDITLYLNPLKRPLQQLEEIDFAEFKPLLIPFMHTVCTLWGNSRYYCQSAKITVLLQEICNLIIHQAKRYLDPSSIFHSDIDEAMQRLTLSIQILKFFRELFDYYKERLEGFFTEPEERPPILWTFHPNSVFKRFNAFLERLTTIQWFFFTVIEFLKLEKVEIGGLRGRQLSTRITNVYVEFNQYFTAFASKSYDVLDPDDHEFDEDFKGFQTRILELDMKLAAILCQAFDDCHNLESVFKLISIVGSVLDRPKIKEEFTQRYAEIVRMLDDEMTVCENIYVKQMDLTQLGDSLYPDYNCPPIAAFIRWCNQLESRITSPVKHFKALQHDVTKSEKALEIVERYEVLMAKLGVCKAQFFDEWSAQLQEQIEVDLKKSLIARDQHSHSLILNFSSTLFSILREVHYLEQMKIDGIPEIAIDFAEKSDVFRSYTLNLEKTIDWYNSIQEGSSPVELKLIEPEIKMIDDLVKIGVDELVWNSTDIMSYLDKLRKPVAALQNRMHHTQENLRQIRKIMEVWAKQPLFERRDCKKDSVLCIDERPDRTAKRYAEIQAASVEIHKLLQDNMVQFDMVEQQNDAVWLSYVDFVDNIVYENILRTVGVSVGYLAENMDPDNNYAPLFESRLELVEPNLVFVPSLEPEDPMGFNNMLIELMRDIMKMGSLIKRLKPNEKRHYVELIKENQDIIDMRREILNGVDLVMEEASRFCRQFERYSYLWLDDREECMEYFLEYGRMLEPDEIELLQMNDPNGPPPPEPCQPTIEAFREQIDNYESLFNEIEDIPAFQVFSSWFQVDVRPFRQALLNTVCKWGNMFKEHLVTTVTSSLMDLSHFIRKADEGLLQTVKEKDYEGLVSIMAYLMQVKERAANTDEMFEPMQETIQLLKYYDMDIPEEVNVLLQELPEQWANTKKIASTVKQQVSPLQATEVVSIRNKITLFEAHIQLFREVFKQYDFFRFDCYKPYLLMDRINDDMYLCEREMGEIQKSGSLFEVNIPEFKVLKQCRKELRMLKQLWDYVNIVQTSIEDWKTTPWRKVDVENMDIECKKFAKDIRLLDKEMRVWDTFVNLESTVKNMLTSLRAVGELQNPAIRERHWNQLMNSTKSLAALPKEVTVKFIMDHETTLAELLGLNLHECEEEVKNIVDKAVKEMSMEKILRDLNSTWSGMEFDHELHPRTGCKLLKASEELIETLEENQVCLQNLITSKYIAHFLEEVSTWQNKLMIADQVITLWFEVQRTWTHLESIFMSSEDIRKQLPVDSVRFDNIDAEFRILMDEMSVSSNVVASTNRAGLIERLEHLQKELTLCEKALAEYLETKRLAFPRFYFVSSADLLDVLSNGIQPEMVTKHLTKLFDSIARLKFNRDEANEIDTASGMYAKDGEYVEFNELASIRGPVEVWLNRIQAAMRASLRHYVTEAVVAYEEKQREQWLFDYPAQVSLCGSQIWWSTEVNIAFSRLEEGYDNAIKDYYKKQISQLSLLITLLLGELTKGDRQKIMTICTIDVHSRDVVAKMIQAKLDSGSAFMWQSQLRHRFDDVEKDCFANICDAEFQYCHEYLGNTPRLVITPLTDRCYITLTQSLHLVMGGGPAGPAGTGKTETTKDLGRAIGIMVYVFNCSEQMDYQSCGNIYKGLAQTGAWGCFDEFNRITVEVLSVVAVQVKSVQDAIRDKKDKFNFMGEIITCVPTVGVFITMNPGYAGRTELPENLKALFRPCAMVVPDFELICEIMLVAEGFQDARVLARKFITLYTLCKELLSKQDHYDWGLRAIKSVLVVAGSLKRGDPGRPEEEVLMRALRDFNIPKIITDDMPVFMGLISDLFPALDVPRKRDQDFERTVKQAASDLLLQPEDNFILKVVQLEELLEVRHSVFIVGNAGTGKTQVWKTLLRTYQNIKRKPIFNDLNPKAVTNDELFGIINPATREWKDGLFSVLMRDQANITVDQPKWIVLDGDIDPMWIESLNTVMDDNKVLTLASNERIALTPSMRLLFEISNLRTATPATVSRAGILYINPQDLGWNPYVTSWVETRKIPAEKSNLVMLFDKYIPPSLETIRVRFKKITPVAEMAHIQMLCHLLNCFLIPANTPADCPKEWHELYFVFACIWAFGSAMFQDQAIDYRVEFSKWWVNEFKTVKFPSGGTVFDYFLDSETKTFLPWTEKIPKFELDSDLPLQAVLVHTSESIRLRYFLDLLMDKKHPVMLVGNAGCGKTVLVNEKLQSLSENYAVTTIPFNFYTTSEMLQKILEKPLEKKAGRNYGPPGNKTLIYFVDDINMPEVDCYGTVQPHTLMRQHLDYGHWYDRNKLTLKDIHNCQYVACMNPTSGSFTINPRLQRHFCVLAVSFPGTDSITVMYSAILAQHFANAEQKFMPIVTRMTPNIVAATIALHNKCLQVFLPTAIKSHYIFNLRDISNVFQGLLFSSTDCLTSSTDLIRLWQHETQRVYSDKLTDDKDIDSFTKMQHDIVKKSFEEIDESVIFDKPNIYCHFAGGIGDPKYMPIKGWPELHKLLQEAMSSYNDLVAAMNLVLFEDAMMHVCRINRILESPRGSALLVGVGGSGKQSLARLAAFISSLEVVQIQLKKGYGVNDLKNEFSGLYLKAGLKNVSIMFLMTDAQIPSEDFLVLINDLLATGEIPDLFPDDEIENIISGVRNEVKGAGLVDTRENCWKFFIDRVRKQLKIVLCFSPVGSTLRVRSRKFPAIINATSINWFHEWPQEALISVAMNFLAQNKVLPENHRDSVAKFMAYVHTSVNTTSKVYLQNERRYNYTTPKSYLEQINLYIKLLNHKHEDLQSKIERLENGLEKLRSTAVQVADLKVKLAVQEVELKEKNDAADALIEIVGIETEKVQNEKAFADEEEMKVALIADEVSKKQRDCEEDLLKAEPALTAAQEALNTLNKANLTELKSFGSPPGAVTNVTAAVMVLLAPGGKLPKDRSWKAAKISMAKVDGFLDALINYDKENIHPEIIKAIQPYLKDPEFEPEFVRSKSGAAAGLCAWVINIIKFYEVYCDVEPKRKALAAANAELAAAQDKLAGIKRKVASLEEQLAKLTADFEKAIADKLRCQQEADATQATIALANRLVGGLASENVRWAEAVNNFVKQGITLPGDILLITAFISYVGCFTKGFRRDLLQKMWTPFLKSIDPPIPTTENLDPLTLLTDDTTIAIWTNEGLPSDRMSIENATILSNSDRWPLMIDPQLQGVKWIKQKYGEELKVIRLGQRNYLDIIEKSINLGITVLIENIDENLDPVLDSLLGRNLIKKGKAIKIGDKEIEYNSTFRLILHTKLANPHYKPEMQAQTTLINFTVTRDGLEDQLLAEVVKAERPDLEDLKAELTKQQNDFKIMLKKLEDDLLSRLSSAGENILGDTALVENLETTKSTASEIEEKVAEAKITSKEIDKAREYYRPAAARASLLYFILNELNTINPIYQFSLKAFSVVFQKAIAKAEPGETLDLRVTNLIDCITYSVFQYTSRGLFECDKLIFASQMTFQILLMNEEVTSAELDFLLRFPIKPHVTSPVDFLSNQSWGGICSLASKDEFRNLDRDIETSSKRWKKLVESELPEKEKFPQEWKNKTALQRLCMIRALRPDRMTYALADFIEEKLGSKYVESRAMEFAKSYEEASPSTPIFFILSPGVNPLKDVEALGKQLNFTMDLGNFHNVSLGQGQESIAEAAMDTAAKNGHWVVLQNIHLVRKWLPMLEKKLELYADGSHPEYRMFLSAEPASTPSAHIIPQGILESSIKITNEPPTGMLANLHKALDNFTQETLEMSGKEAEFKAILFSLCYFHAVVAERRKFGPQGWNKIYPFNVGDLNISVSVLYNYLEANAKVPWEDLRYLFGEIMYGGHITDDWDRRLCITYLEEYMQPDLVDGELFLAPAFAAPPNTDYLGYHTYVDEMMPAESPYLYGLHPNAEVGFLTTRAENIFRTVFEMQPRDAGSGGGATVTREDKVKQIVDEIIEKLPEEFNMVEIMNKVEERTPYVIVAFQECERMNFLTSEMKRSLKELDLGLKGELTITSDMEVLENSLFLDQVPPIWTQRAYPSLLGLNNWFIDLCLRLRELETWSTDFVLPSCVWLAGFFNPQSLLTAIMQSTARRNELPLDKMCLQCDVTKKQKEEFTTAPRDGCCVHGIYMEGARWDIQQGIIMESRLKELYPSMPVINIRAITQDKQDLRNMYECPVYKTRTRGPTYVWTFNLKTKDKPGKWTLAGVALLLQT